From Nicotiana tabacum cultivar K326 chromosome 22, ASM71507v2, whole genome shotgun sequence, one genomic window encodes:
- the LOC142175879 gene encoding uncharacterized protein LOC142175879, protein MVMAFASSFGNCSSNFAEAKAALFGVQWYITNGFSNIILECDSLLIINMLNGYSKPPWHLLEIVLKTKNYINMANVIIQHGFREVNQVADALAKWSIENPDHVFTSVNTLSQGANWDHTGDLMQMASLRHKHRKNRFL, encoded by the coding sequence ATGGTTATGGCTTTTGCCTCCTCGTTCGGGAACTGCAGTAGCAACTTTGCTGAAGCCAAGGCTGCATTGTTTGGAGTTCAGTGGTATATTACAAATGgtttttctaatataattcttgaATGTGACTCACTTCTGATTATCAACATGTTGAATGGATATAGCAAACCTCCATGGCATCTGTTGGAAATTGTGTTGAAAACTAAGAACTACATCAACATGGCTAATGTTATAATTCAACATGGATTTAGAGAGGTCAATCAAGTAGCCGACGCTCTAGCAAAATGGAGTATTGAAAATCCAGATCATGTATTTACATCGGTCAATACTCTATCTCAAGGAGCTAATTGGGACCATACTGGTGATTTGATGCAAATGGCCTCTCTAAGACATAAGCATAGGAAAAACCGCTTTTTATGA
- the LOC142176630 gene encoding cytochrome P450 94A2-like gives MQFVFSDLLGDGLLLVDGEKWKTQRHFLSHIFHADTFRYRVKSSTIKELSGRLIPLFSRADIDKATLDLQDIFHRLTFDILCQVGFSHDPEYLLPSLPEKPLIDAFETAIKISMRRFTCPSILWKAKKLLNIGSEENLRYAVDVLREYVKKRIAGKVEKFSMQNSSIDEGGDFFDRFITRALKYNVVVDEKFVIDTGINFILAGDDTLFSALIWFFWLVSSHPQVEKEIVKEIEEKDDDDLNEMVYTHASICESMRLYPPVPLELKQVTEDDVWPDGTKLKKGMTIFLHVLAMGRSTELWGSDCEVFRPERWLLKYSSTGNWNFLSWKRNCFQADKAGGSYYSKEISDRSFRRI, from the exons ATGCAATTTGTTTTCTCAGACTTATTAGGGGATGGACTTTTACTTGTAGATGGAGAGAAATGGAAAACCCAAAGGCATTTCCTCAGTCATATATTCCACGCGGATACATTTCGTTATCGAGTAAAATCATCCACCATTAAAGAGCTCTCTGGCCGTCTTATTCCTTTATTCTCTAGGGCAGATATAGATAAAGCTACTCTAGACCTCCAGGACATATTTCATAGGCTTACATTTGACATTCTATGCCAGGTAGGTTTTAGCCATGATCCAGAATACTTGTTACCATCTCTCCCTGAGAAACCATTAATAGATGCTTTTGAAACTGCAATAAAGATCAGTATGAGAAGGTTCACTTGCCCTTCCATCTTGTGGAAAGCTAAAAAGCTTCTCAACATTGGATCTGAAGAGAATCTCAG GTATGCAGTAGATGTACTCAGAGAATATGTAAAGAAGAGAATCGCGGGAAAGGTGGAGAAGTTTTCGATGCAAAACTCTTCCATAGATGAGGGAGGCGATTTTTTTGACAGATTTATAACAAGGGCTCTCAAATACAATGTAGTAGTTGATGAGAAGTTTGTCATAGATACAGGTATTAATTTCATCCTGGCTGGTGATGACACGCTGTTTTCAGCTCTAATATGGTTCTTTTGGCTAGTCTCGAGTCACCCACAAGTAGAAAAGGAGATTGTCAAAGAAATCGAAGAGAAAGATGATGATGATTTGAATGAAATGGTGTATACACATGCTTCGATTTGTGAAAGCATGAGACTATACCCACCAGTTCCTCTTGAATTGAAGCAAGTGACCGAAGACGATGTTTGGCCGGACGGAACAAAGTTGAAAAAGGGAATGACCATTTTTCTACATGTTCTTGCAATGGGGAGATCAACAGAATTATGGGGTTCGGATTGTGAAGTTTTCCGCCCAGAGCGCTGGTTGTTGAAATACTCCAGTACAGGAAATTGGAATTTCTTGTCTTGGAAAAGAAATTGCTTTCAGGCAGATAAAGCTGGTGGCAGCTACTATTCTAAAGAGATTTCGGATCGTTCCTTCAGACGGATTTAG